The window gcataggattgcaggtgggtttggggaaatgcaagacatttattgcccattttgccactgtgtttttacaatatgcacccaTGGCCCATAACTGATTTGGAGTGTTATGGTGGCTCTTCCCCATAAGgcagagcaaaaaaaaagggtagtcagatgtccaaagtagaaaggagcatacatggatgctttaattctcactgatcatgactttatattttcaaagtacgaattaaaatcaatcatgaggtggatcattaaaaattttccagacgcctctgctgctgaaatccataccactgaattttgggactccGTCGGAGTTAAAAGGGACCCCATTGCACCCTgcatgctccccatcttccacaccatcctTGAGACCCTTCATCAGCAAGCAGTGGGTTGAAAACTCAGTCCGTTGCTCACTCCTAACTCAGGACCacccctcaaacctgcctttctcagaccttccacgatggtccaagatggcaatggccacgctgTCTTGGAGCACCATGGCCTGGAGAGTCAAGAGAGAAGGAGCCTGAATGTGGCTCAGGAGCccaaccatcctccctccatcttggctcctccacttcctgctaccacagccttctcttccgccctgaacgaacctccagactccacccccacaactGCGGGTCACACacccactgtcaatcattccaccttcaccctgggccatgcctccagttaaggaaggagactggcaaataaCCTCAAAACTCCTCATTGCCCCTgtatgaaagaagggggcagaatcccaggtgTCAGCCATTGAtttatggggaaatcaaggatctgtgtagggcagctaaagaccataggaaggacttaccttgttttaatggcctaatgagggccatatttacagcacatgtcttaaccccctatgatttaaaatatattatgaccatgttgttgtcacctacagaatacaccctgtgggaagggggatggaagtgtttactaaatcaattaatagcagactgtgctaataatgaggcaagggcagaattgacaatcaaccatctggctggagaaggacaacacagcctgccagatgatcaagcagcaggtatccccagagaagtattggatgatatcaaagagatggctttgaaagctttaatccagGTATCAGGTGGTAGCACCCCCAATTTggactaccttgggtggctgcagctaaagctttagggcaatcagaccatcctgggtgcctgttgagtaagcaaaccaatgctgcctccctcacattgagtggctgctctcagacacagagaccatcagacacgccaccttgcagaacagcgatagagttttgactctgggcacatgggcatggctgtgtagactctgagggcatgtgctgcatgaacctctccagccacagccagtcaatccacaagagcattcaggtactgaaggaagggttcaagaagcttcaagtgaaaaacaaagactgggtcaataaactcttccaatccaagggactaaagggttggatgGTGTCAAGCTAAAACAGGACTATTAATTCTCTTAGTGGTTGTTGTTGcattgttaattgtcccatgtttatttggatgcttttagaaagtcttacaaaattctttcagttccatcattgttgtaaaacagaaagggggaagatacccaaaacaggctcctcatggactccttggaggagagaattggaggccaggatggcacaagaacctctcagagactcagtgtgggaaggaaaatccttgaaAGCACCTAAAAaattcttaaatccataaagtaccttaaaaaccttgagtatctcaaggcattaatgagcctcACTGAGTGTctgtacaaagctctccagggactcattaaagcagataattggggcatgattgcacaaacctctcacagagtctgtatcaaaagggaaacaccaagtaccttgaaataactgaagtaccctgaagcattaatgagccccactgagtgttgttactgacaaagcctctccagggactaattacagcagataattggaggccatgattgcacaaacctctcagagactccatggcaaaagccaaaccccaagtcctttgaaaaagctgcagtccctgcagggagcattcaggagcccccagggccattgctgagcaaggctccccagggactccttgcagcagatccttgaggccactgggatgtgggctagggggggatgctgagggcagcacaaggggctgacagtgcccagcctggctggggctgtgccaggaggccccagggcctcaggacaaggtgtctcctcccagcccttgctggcacagaccctgctgtgccccagggcaccaagacttggcttctctttgtccccacctgtcatcactgcctgcagttctctgctctgcctggggcctggggacacttgctcagtcgtgtccctctctgggacccattaaaagtccaagaaagtttggagttggattctgccttggagttctgcagaggtttcttcagctccctctcagggactgatgttcagggcctgagcacaaagccccagaggctgattaaagtccttgtgctgtgtctgtgctgctgagctgggctgggctcctggcacagaggcagctcctggtcaccaagaagagcttcaaaagcacatttctctggatgagcagctcttgtgccagcccagcagggctggggcactgcctgcagccagcccgggcacagcccagaggcacagagagcttcaatcagtcagggctgggaaggggctgagaagtgcctggggcacaatcactgccagcccttggcacaggaacctctggctgcaggacaatgcagctgcagctcctggagccatctcctcaagctggaacatcccaatgcctgcagagcctgtgagtacattctctgcttgtctcttgtgcagagcagccaggggtgcccagggctgtcctgcagagcagggtcctgcagcccagggcgctgtgctggggcagggactctgctgcctgccagggacagctctcagccagccctggcagctgctgccagcactgggggacaagatctggctgggaggagacagctggtcaggcttggaagtgttctccttgtgtggggaggatgctgcattgttcaggactgctcccagcatggcattgaactgcagaacatttccaagtagattatactTGGAGCATGGCAAGGCAGGGGCTgtataaaagggaaaatcctgcttttttaaactACTGCTCTGGGTTGCATGGATGGGAAATTGCACATTGATATTCAACTCTCAGTTCAGGTTGAGAAAACCAAAAATCCATCAGATGTAATAAACCAGGCAATGACAGTaatcagcacagggcccctcacatgcagcatcagtgttgcttttccagcctcctcagggttgctctggtgttgccatcagagcctgcagagccagagctgcccctgggcagtgccagagctgggagggctctgcagggcagagctgagcccccagggctgggctgggctctggcagcactggcagggcccagccctgggcacagggaagcagctgctggcagggacagctccaggcagcagagccctgggcaggcagtggggggaaagtgcccccaggctgtgctgggatatttcgagtcctctccaaacccaactattccatgattactttttttacagatccccatgtgcagccccagaaaatgtccaacagcagctccatcaggcacttcctgctcctggcattggcagacacgcggcagctgcagctcctgcacttctgcctcttgctgggcatctccctggctgccctcctgggcaacggcctcatcatcagcgccgtagcctgcggccaccacctgcacacgcccatgttcttcttcctgctcaacctggccctcgctgacctgggctccatctgcaccactgtccccaaagccatgcacaattccctctgggacaccagcaacatctcctacactggatgtgctgcccaAGTATTTCTTCTAATCTTCTTCCTTGGAtcagagtatttcctcctgaccgtgatgtgctacgaccgctacgtgtccatctgcaaacccctgcactacgggaccctcctgggcagcagagcttgtgcccacatggcagcagctgcctgggccagtgcctttctctattcactgctgcacacggccaatacattttccctgcccctgtgccatggcaatgccctgggccagttcttctgtgaaattccacagatcctcaagctctcctgctccaaatcccagctcagggaagtggggctcattgctgtcagtgtgTCTTTGgtatttggctgttttgtgttcattgttttctcctatgtgcagatcttcagggctgtgctgaggatcccctctgagcagggacggcacaaagccttttccacctgccttcCTCACCTGGTTGTGGTCTCTCTGTTTGTCAGCACTGTCGtgtttgcctacctgaagcccccctccatcttctccccatccctggatctggccctgtcatttctgtactcggtggtgcccccagccctgaaccccctcatctacagcctgaggaaccaggagctcaaggattCAGTGAGGAGACTGATCACTGGAAAATTTCAGAagcattaaactgctggccagtgTTTGCAAATCACATGTAATAAAAGTCATATTTGATACTTCTTCTTGATTTCATTTTAGAGTTTTTTATCTTTGTTCTAATTTTTTCttattgtccacaaagaaatgtcattgtttctgccatttctcattttgtttctctccaccttccctgtggccacagactgtgtcaatgaggggctgcactctcaatggctttaaaggaactaaaggatctcccagcagagttttctgcagagatgcccttgtgttgccttctctggagctgcagcagcaatgtctgtgtgcagagctggggcagatcagtgctggcccagcagctgtgcccagcagcagcagcagcagcagcacttggtgttgccagtgctgctggcgtggccctgccccgctgccctggtggccctggtgttgctgcagggcctgagtgctctcggggccgggcacagccctgggggtggcagtgccggggctgcagcagggacaggccatgggcactgctggggcagcgctgacgcctcaggccaggccctgggggctccaggctccttgcccaggctctctcaagaacacggccaggccaatgctcagcacagaaacccccgtgagcagccccaggctggccgtgggcaggctgggggcaaacagcatggctggggctctgcaagggccctgggccagacgggaaggagcagcagagcaggggctgatccatgcccagtgcgctgcacagcccagggcagcgtcccagagcgtcctcatgcagctgccaacaacatcccccctctgcagccctggcctctcccccagctcacacaggtgccccatccttgcaggcacagacacggcagcactgcctcagcagcccctgtttgcattgcacacagcagggccagcacccccatgctgttgctgtggggacatgaacctgagggagcacaaatgccatcagcccctggggccagcaagggctaggggacaccagggaaaccactcagctttgtcctggcctctgcactcagccagaaagtttgttcccatcagctgggagtttcctgtgccactgcagacgctgttgctcagagccagggctgcctggcagccacccacaaactgccctgagcatttcctgtgtgccacctttgctttctttactcttccttgGTCCAGATTTCTTCCCATTGCCCATccctcgaggtgctgcccactcgaggtgctgcccaaccagggCCCcacacaggggaagaatccctgccctgctcctgctggccacaccattcctgatccataggagcaCCAGGGactggatgagggaaatggtagggagggggtggggacaaagtgttattgattgtcagccatgaagggtcttgattttcatatctctTCACACAGCATTAGGAGGTCctgggggtcaatatcaattggacattGATAATACCAaactataaacaggaaaagaatacTGGATAAAACAATTCCCTTCCCTATTTATTCAATACAGCAGATTCAAATTGAAAATACTTGTGAAAtttgtctaattaaccacagaagaattgaaaactttGATTGTTCCTCGGGGCTGTTTTTGTTCAAgtgttttaaacaaatatttatgagcctttttcactgaattcctgaactgaagatcTCAGgaaagaggcctctggagtatcaaaattcatcagcaacctccaaatggatgaggatccatccccatgagagcagcaatgaacagaaatgggcagagctttgtggctgctgtcccagctttggcatgggccctgggcctggagcaggagcagctcttgagggccccaaggccggggctcttgtgctgccctgggcagatgggatggcagcaggggctgcagagctctcagcacctcaggccgaggggagcagggcagccagggagcctcctttggccttggccaagcaccttcccccatggctggggctgagtcctgtggcagctgcagctgctgctgtggccttggcaggggctgaggccgtggggccagtgcccagagcagcctgggctgagcagagctgtggggccagagccggctgggctgggctgggctcagagaggcccttggtgctgcccagagctcagggcagctggcagagcttgcagggagctgggctgggctccgagagcctggcccagaaaccatcagtgtccatctcagcctggctgagcgtgcaggggcaggagtcaggccaggccttgtggggcagggccagcgcctgtgcaaggcattgcaaacaggcaagtggcccagagaggaggctgctctgtgcccttggtggcatggacagagcagggagggggcccaggacatttgtcagcgccagcctctgtgcccatgcgttggcagccctggctgctgagcccagctgtggcctgggctgagtttggctgtggcccagctccatcctcctgcggggctcagggcctgttcccggccatggccagccctggctgcctctctgctggcccagaggccggcagagcccggggcagggctgtctgtgcagccccacaggtgccaggggctctgcaggagctggcagaggctgcccagcagggaggccgtggggcacagagccccaaggctgctgtgggcaccacggcacaggggccgttcccagccgcaatgctcctggcctgggctgggcctgcacaggggctgggccaccatggctgggccagcacagggccacaaagggg of the Agelaius phoeniceus isolate bAgePho1 chromosome W unlocalized genomic scaffold, bAgePho1.hap1 SUPER_W_unloc_2, whole genome shotgun sequence genome contains:
- the LOC143692661 gene encoding olfactory receptor 14A16-like is translated as MSNSSSIRHFLLLALADTRQLQLLHFCLLLGISLAALLGNGLIISAVACGHHLHTPMFFFLLNLALADLGSICTTVPKAMHNSLWDTSNISYTGCAAQVFLLIFFLGSEYFLLTVMCYDRYVSICKPLHYGTLLGSRACAHMAAAAWASAFLYSLLHTANTFSLPLCHGNALGQFFCEIPQILKLSCSKSQLREVGLIAVSVSLVFGCFVFIVFSYVQIFRAVLRIPSEQGRHKAFSTCLPHLVVVSLFVSTVVFAYLKPPSIFSPSLDLALSFLYSVVPPALNPLIYSLRNQELKDSVRRLITGKFQKH